A region of Granulicella aggregans DNA encodes the following proteins:
- the lspA gene encoding signal peptidase II, with product MNLHTMPFPPRERTRDWRIPLLILSALVIVADRLSKLWIVHHIPSGSARVIIPGVFRLTHVLNTGAAFSLFADSVSPGTVRIGLIVFSVVAAFIVLGLLLRTGRYLTISSVALALILGGAVGNLYDRARLYSVVDFLEVTIVHYHWPDFNVADSCIVIGACLLVIEIFRPQPQID from the coding sequence ATGAACCTGCACACCATGCCCTTCCCGCCGCGCGAACGCACCCGAGACTGGCGCATCCCGCTCCTGATCCTCAGCGCGCTCGTCATCGTAGCCGACCGCCTCTCAAAGCTCTGGATCGTCCACCACATCCCCAGCGGCAGCGCGCGCGTCATCATTCCAGGCGTCTTTCGCCTGACTCATGTGCTCAACACCGGCGCGGCCTTCAGCCTCTTCGCTGACTCCGTCTCTCCCGGCACCGTCCGCATCGGGCTGATCGTCTTCTCAGTCGTCGCGGCCTTCATCGTGCTCGGCCTGCTGCTGCGCACCGGCCGCTACCTCACCATCAGTAGCGTGGCGCTCGCGCTCATCCTCGGCGGCGCTGTGGGCAACCTCTACGACCGCGCCCGCCTCTACTCCGTCGTCGACTTCCTCGAAGTCACCATCGTCCACTACCACTGGCCCGACTTCAACGTCGCCGACAGCTGCATCGTCATCGGAGCCTGCCTGCTGGTCATAGAAATCTTCCGCCCACAGCCACAAATCGACTAA
- a CDS encoding PIN domain-containing protein has product MIGLDTNVVLRYLLQDDPDQSVLVNRIFERRISASDPGFINVAVMLEIVWVLRSVFKQTPIQIAACLEALLTADSLTIQNEQQVFEAAFALKRGTAEFEDALIGALNAHSGCGHTLTFDRRAVRVAGLKAIG; this is encoded by the coding sequence ATGATCGGTCTCGATACGAACGTCGTCCTGCGCTATCTGCTTCAGGATGATCCGGACCAGTCTGTGCTGGTGAATCGTATCTTCGAGCGCAGGATCAGTGCATCCGATCCTGGGTTTATCAACGTGGCTGTGATGCTGGAGATTGTCTGGGTCTTGAGGAGTGTCTTCAAGCAAACGCCCATTCAGATTGCAGCGTGCCTCGAGGCGCTTCTCACCGCGGACTCTCTAACGATCCAGAATGAACAGCAGGTGTTCGAAGCGGCCTTCGCTTTGAAGCGCGGGACGGCGGAGTTCGAAGATGCTCTGATCGGGGCGCTGAATGCTCATTCAGGATGTGGGCATACGCTGACGTTCGATCGAAGAGCGGTTCGGGTGGCGGGACTCAAAGCGATTGGGTGA
- a CDS encoding AbrB/MazE/SpoVT family DNA-binding domain-containing protein: MEATLSSKNQVTLPKQVREYLNLKAGDQFKFFLQPDGAVVILPKTPVSRLKGILPKLDHVVTVEEMESALGKSATARYRR, from the coding sequence ATGGAAGCTACCCTCAGCAGCAAGAATCAGGTAACCCTTCCGAAGCAGGTGCGGGAGTATCTGAACCTCAAAGCGGGGGACCAGTTCAAGTTCTTTCTCCAGCCTGACGGTGCCGTTGTGATTCTGCCGAAGACCCCGGTATCCAGGCTCAAAGGGATTCTGCCGAAGCTTGACCATGTCGTGACGGTGGAAGAGATGGAGTCCGCTCTCGGCAAGAGTGCGACGGCGCGCTATCGGCGATGA
- the uvrA gene encoding excinuclease ABC subunit UvrA: protein MNDQITIRGARTHNLKGIDVSIPHNKLTVVSGVSGSGKSSLAFDTVYAEGQRRYVESLSAYARQFLERIEKPDVDFMDGLAPAIAIKQKNQTRNPRSTVATATEIYDYLRLLYARCGTVTCLHCGGIVKRDSVDEIVDSLLALPESTRAYALFPIVRAEIKLEALQGSSVAAVEAPAPPKPTKLSTKKTKAPPAPPVVDITDALKERLTELRRRGYNRLFQNGKIVEFSTPESLLELDFTQPIFVLIDRLAISPDVRARIVDAIETGYRESGEVRFQTVPREEDQAPQSFRYSAAFECTTCHRAYREPEPRLFSFNNPFGACPRCQGFGNTIDFDPNLIIPDKSKTLDEGAVAPWTTTKYRPHHGEMKRAAAAAGVPTNVPWFDLTPAQQEFIQEGKGSFPGIRGFFAELDRKKYKLHVRVFLSKYRGYATCPDCKGQRLRAEARAVLINNMNICEAAALTITAAQEFFDNLQLSPAQTEIAGKILEEVRQRIGFLHQVGLDYLTLDRLSSTLSGGESQRIQLATSLGSRLVGALYVLDEPSIGLHTRDTAKLIRIMEDLRDLGNTILVVEHDPDVIRAADYLLDLGPGAGELGGQLLAAGTVSEVTRDPNSITGKYLSGRLTIPVPKHRREVGREHLKLTGARIHNLKGVDLDIPLGLLCCVTGVSGSGKSTIVHQVLYRALMQALGQGEGSDPAHLYRGLSGAQYLNDVVLVDQSPIGRTPRSNPVTYIKAFDAIRELFAAQPDAKRKSLSAGSFSFNVPGGRCDVCEGDGTVTVEMQFLADIELPCEECNGTRYKNSVLDVKYRNKNIHDVLNMTVKEALVYFAGNPKIADKLYVLDEVGLGYVRLGQSATTLSGGEAQRVKLASHLSTARTIQNRATTNEAAVKARSRTLYILDEPTTGLHFDDVAKLLAAFRKLIDGGGSLLVIEHNLDVIKSADWVIDMGPEGGSGGGRVVAEGTPEEIAANPASHTGHWLAPVLPPPPATATHEEIAVTA from the coding sequence ATGAATGACCAGATCACAATCCGCGGCGCGCGCACCCACAACCTCAAGGGCATCGACGTCTCTATCCCTCACAACAAACTCACCGTCGTCTCCGGCGTCAGCGGTTCGGGCAAGTCCTCGCTCGCCTTTGACACCGTCTACGCCGAGGGCCAGCGCCGTTACGTGGAATCGCTCTCCGCCTACGCCCGCCAGTTCCTCGAGCGCATCGAGAAGCCCGACGTCGACTTCATGGACGGCCTCGCTCCGGCCATCGCCATCAAGCAGAAGAACCAGACGCGAAACCCGCGCTCGACCGTAGCGACAGCCACCGAGATCTACGACTACCTCCGCCTGCTCTATGCCCGCTGCGGCACCGTCACCTGCCTGCACTGCGGCGGCATCGTCAAGCGCGACTCCGTCGACGAGATCGTCGACTCGCTGCTGGCGCTGCCGGAATCCACCCGCGCTTACGCGCTCTTCCCCATCGTCCGCGCGGAGATCAAGCTAGAAGCCCTGCAAGGTTCGAGCGTCGCAGCCGTCGAAGCTCCTGCCCCGCCGAAGCCGACCAAGCTCTCCACGAAGAAGACCAAAGCCCCCCCAGCGCCGCCAGTCGTCGACATCACCGACGCACTCAAAGAGCGCCTCACCGAACTCCGCCGTCGCGGCTACAACCGTCTCTTCCAGAATGGCAAGATCGTCGAGTTCTCGACCCCCGAGTCTTTGCTCGAGCTTGACTTCACGCAGCCTATCTTTGTGCTTATCGACCGCCTCGCCATCTCGCCCGACGTTCGCGCCCGCATCGTCGACGCTATCGAGACCGGCTACCGCGAGTCCGGCGAAGTCCGCTTCCAGACCGTCCCGCGCGAAGAAGACCAAGCACCACAATCCTTCCGCTACAGCGCCGCCTTCGAGTGCACCACCTGCCACCGCGCCTATCGCGAGCCCGAGCCGCGCCTCTTCTCCTTCAACAATCCCTTCGGCGCCTGCCCGCGCTGCCAGGGCTTCGGCAACACCATCGACTTCGACCCCAACCTCATCATCCCGGACAAGTCAAAGACCCTCGACGAAGGCGCGGTCGCCCCGTGGACAACCACCAAGTACCGCCCGCACCACGGCGAGATGAAGCGCGCGGCAGCGGCCGCAGGCGTTCCCACCAACGTCCCCTGGTTCGACCTCACGCCCGCGCAGCAGGAGTTCATCCAGGAAGGCAAAGGCAGCTTCCCCGGCATTCGCGGCTTCTTCGCCGAGCTCGACCGAAAGAAGTACAAGCTCCACGTCCGCGTCTTCCTCTCGAAGTACCGCGGCTACGCCACCTGCCCCGACTGCAAGGGCCAGCGCCTCCGCGCCGAAGCCCGCGCTGTCCTCATCAACAACATGAACATCTGCGAGGCTGCCGCCCTCACCATCACCGCCGCGCAGGAGTTCTTCGACAATTTGCAACTTTCACCGGCACAAACTGAGATCGCCGGAAAGATCCTCGAAGAGGTCCGCCAGCGCATCGGCTTCCTGCACCAGGTCGGCCTCGACTACCTCACGCTCGACCGCCTTAGCTCCACGCTTTCGGGCGGCGAGTCGCAGCGCATTCAGCTTGCAACCTCGCTAGGCTCACGCCTTGTAGGCGCTCTGTATGTGTTGGACGAACCCAGCATCGGCCTGCACACCCGCGACACCGCCAAACTCATCCGCATCATGGAAGATCTGCGCGACCTCGGCAACACCATCCTCGTCGTCGAGCATGATCCCGATGTCATCCGCGCCGCCGACTATCTCCTCGACCTCGGGCCCGGCGCTGGCGAACTCGGCGGTCAGCTCCTCGCCGCAGGCACAGTATCCGAGGTCACCCGTGACCCGAACTCCATCACTGGCAAGTACCTCTCCGGCCGTCTCACCATCCCCGTCCCCAAGCACCGCCGCGAAGTAGGCCGCGAGCATCTCAAGCTCACCGGCGCGCGCATTCACAACCTCAAGGGCGTCGACCTCGACATTCCGCTCGGCCTGCTCTGCTGCGTGACCGGCGTCTCCGGCTCGGGCAAGTCCACCATCGTGCACCAAGTCTTATACCGTGCGCTGATGCAGGCCTTGGGCCAGGGCGAAGGCTCCGACCCCGCGCATCTCTATCGCGGACTCTCCGGAGCGCAGTACCTCAACGATGTCGTTCTCGTCGACCAGTCCCCCATCGGCCGGACCCCGCGGTCGAACCCGGTCACCTACATCAAGGCCTTCGACGCCATCCGCGAGCTCTTCGCCGCGCAACCTGACGCCAAGCGCAAGAGCCTCTCCGCTGGCAGCTTTTCGTTCAACGTCCCCGGTGGCCGCTGCGATGTGTGCGAGGGCGATGGCACCGTCACCGTCGAGATGCAGTTCCTCGCCGACATCGAGCTGCCCTGCGAAGAATGTAACGGCACACGTTACAAAAACTCCGTGCTCGACGTGAAGTATCGCAACAAGAACATCCACGACGTCCTGAACATGACGGTCAAGGAAGCCCTCGTCTACTTCGCCGGCAACCCCAAGATCGCCGACAAGCTCTACGTCCTCGACGAAGTCGGGCTCGGCTACGTTCGCCTCGGCCAGTCCGCCACCACGCTTTCCGGCGGCGAAGCCCAGCGCGTCAAACTCGCGTCGCACTTATCTACGGCGCGAACAATACAAAATCGCGCCACGACGAATGAGGCGGCCGTAAAGGCCCGCAGCCGCACCCTCTACATCCTCGACGAGCCCACCACCGGCCTCCACTTCGACGATGTGGCCAAACTCCTCGCCGCCTTCCGCAAGCTCATCGACGGCGGCGGCTCGCTCCTCGTCATCGAGCACAACCTCGACGTCATCAAGTCCGCCGACTGGGTCATCGACATGGGCCCCGAAGGCGGCTCCGGCGGCGGACGCGTCGTCGCCGAAGGAACGCCTGAAGAGATCGCCGCGAACCCCGCCAGCCACACCGGCCACTGGCTCGCCCCGGTGCTCCCCCCCCCACCCGCAACCGCAACACACGAAGAGATCGCAGTCACCGCATGA
- a CDS encoding tetratricopeptide repeat protein — protein sequence MITRKPLSGCPIHAASPHGWAFVRSTNRSYPIFLILVLLLCVQARAQLPADTTQQPAAPDTTLLMQANDALEKSDYTAALPILQKLSAANPKDAHILFDLGLTQDNLDHDAEAAAAYRASAAADPKFASPHLALGLLLARDGKPSEAHTELLAAANLSGPANDVDTAARALRGLAKLDLTVNAADARDELLTALKMSSETPDDILLSAQIAEALNDLPLAETAYKRLLTATPNDPATCAALAHVLRLENKPADAESILTGALAVHPGDTALTAQLASAYLAEDDPAKSALAVPLAETLHQQHPDEASITRLLARLYAQTKQPAKADPLYLALLKQTPNDPTLLDDYGANLVHLARFAEAEAVLKRAVADPKAFPTTEDLAAAYSDLAFSASENNDPTMTLQALDLRAKVATTTAGSVFLEATAHDKLHQYKQAIELYKQFLDLPEVKANGKFADQEWEVKHRLIALEKMK from the coding sequence ATGATCACAAGGAAGCCACTCTCTGGGTGCCCCATCCATGCAGCTTCACCGCATGGGTGGGCATTCGTGCGCAGCACGAACCGCTCCTACCCAATCTTCCTGATCCTTGTGTTGCTCTTGTGCGTGCAAGCACGAGCCCAACTTCCCGCAGACACCACCCAGCAGCCCGCCGCCCCCGACACCACCCTCCTCATGCAGGCCAACGACGCCCTTGAGAAGTCCGACTACACGGCTGCCCTTCCCATCCTCCAGAAGCTCTCTGCCGCCAACCCCAAAGACGCCCACATCCTCTTTGATCTCGGCCTGACGCAGGACAACCTCGACCATGACGCCGAAGCCGCCGCTGCCTACCGCGCCTCCGCCGCTGCCGATCCAAAGTTCGCCTCGCCACACCTCGCCCTGGGCCTGCTTCTCGCCCGCGACGGCAAGCCTTCAGAGGCGCACACCGAACTCCTGGCAGCCGCCAACCTATCTGGTCCTGCGAATGATGTCGACACCGCCGCCCGCGCACTTCGGGGGCTCGCCAAACTTGACCTCACTGTTAACGCCGCCGACGCCCGGGACGAGCTCCTCACCGCGCTCAAGATGTCGTCTGAGACCCCTGACGACATCCTCCTCTCCGCCCAGATCGCAGAAGCTCTCAACGATCTTCCACTGGCCGAGACTGCCTACAAACGGCTCCTCACTGCGACACCAAACGATCCGGCAACATGTGCCGCTCTGGCTCACGTCCTTCGCTTGGAGAACAAGCCCGCAGACGCTGAATCGATCCTCACAGGCGCTTTAGCCGTACACCCCGGCGACACCGCGCTGACCGCCCAACTAGCCTCTGCCTACCTCGCAGAAGATGATCCGGCAAAGTCCGCCCTGGCCGTGCCGCTCGCGGAAACTCTCCATCAGCAGCATCCCGACGAAGCCAGTATTACTCGCCTGCTGGCCCGTCTCTACGCCCAGACGAAACAGCCTGCCAAGGCCGATCCTCTCTATCTCGCGCTCCTCAAGCAGACTCCGAACGACCCAACCCTGCTGGACGACTACGGCGCGAACCTCGTCCATCTCGCCCGCTTCGCAGAAGCCGAAGCCGTCCTCAAGCGCGCCGTCGCCGATCCCAAGGCCTTCCCCACCACGGAAGACCTTGCAGCAGCGTACAGCGACCTCGCATTTTCCGCTTCTGAGAACAATGACCCAACAATGACGTTGCAAGCGCTTGATCTGCGTGCTAAAGTCGCAACCACTACTGCTGGATCTGTCTTCCTCGAGGCAACAGCTCACGACAAACTCCACCAGTACAAACAGGCAATCGAGCTGTACAAGCAGTTTCTGGACTTGCCGGAAGTTAAGGCAAACGGCAAGTTTGCCGATCAGGAGTGGGAGGTGAAACACCGCCTCATCGCCCTTGAAAAGATGAAGTAA
- a CDS encoding M48 family metalloprotease produces the protein MPATAKTSAPTQALTPLFEEEYRELRPRAPIPPLDIRFRRFTSLNTTIRLREGQLHVRLSDILEHAPESVLRAIAHILLAKLYRKPIAPHHADRYRRHVSSEAVSKQAEHVRQTRGRKRLVAPVGHFYDLDEVFESLNTRFFHGLLGRPTLTWSAHHARRMLGHYDAAHNTIVVSKVFDRPDTPRCAIEYLLYHEMLHLKHPVRVKAGRRCVHSREFQAEERLFPELEQAKAYLKRL, from the coding sequence GTGCCCGCCACCGCAAAGACATCCGCACCAACCCAGGCGCTGACGCCTCTCTTTGAAGAGGAGTACCGCGAGCTTCGGCCCCGCGCTCCTATCCCTCCGCTCGACATCCGTTTCCGCCGCTTCACCTCGCTGAATACGACGATCCGTCTGCGCGAAGGCCAGTTGCACGTTCGGCTTTCGGACATCCTGGAGCACGCTCCGGAGTCCGTCCTCCGCGCTATCGCACACATTCTATTGGCGAAACTCTACCGCAAGCCCATCGCTCCGCACCACGCCGACCGTTACCGCCGCCACGTCTCGTCCGAAGCCGTCTCGAAGCAGGCCGAGCACGTTCGCCAGACCCGAGGCCGCAAGCGCCTCGTCGCGCCGGTTGGCCACTTCTACGACCTGGACGAGGTCTTCGAGTCGCTCAATACGCGATTCTTCCACGGCCTGCTCGGTCGCCCAACGCTCACCTGGTCCGCGCATCATGCGCGGCGAATGCTGGGCCACTACGACGCCGCGCACAACACGATCGTCGTTAGCAAAGTATTTGATCGGCCTGATACGCCGCGATGCGCCATCGAGTATCTGCTGTATCACGAGATGCTTCACCTCAAGCACCCGGTGCGCGTGAAAGCCGGACGCCGCTGCGTCCACTCCCGCGAGTTTCAGGCGGAAGAACGCCTCTTCCCCGAACTTGAGCAAGCCAAGGCCTATCTGAAACGGCTCTAA
- the aqpZ gene encoding aquaporin Z, which yields MHLSKRAAAEFVGTFWLVFGGCGSAVLAAGFPSLGIGFAGVSLAFGLTVLTMAFAIGHVSGCHLNPAVSVGLVVGKRFPIKELPVYVVAQVLGAIAGSGVLYLIASGKPGFSLAGGFASNGYGVHSPDGYSLFACFVAEVVLTAVFLLVILGSTDERAPKGFAPIAIGLCLTLIHLISIPVTNTSVNPARSTGPAIFVGGWALSQLWLFWAAPILGGILGGLISDTFFAVPQEPIREAMSK from the coding sequence ATGCATCTCTCCAAACGTGCAGCAGCCGAGTTTGTCGGCACCTTCTGGCTGGTCTTCGGAGGCTGCGGCTCCGCCGTGCTCGCAGCCGGATTCCCGTCCCTCGGCATCGGCTTTGCAGGTGTATCGCTAGCCTTCGGACTGACCGTGCTGACCATGGCGTTTGCAATCGGCCACGTCTCCGGCTGCCATCTCAATCCCGCCGTCTCGGTCGGTCTTGTAGTGGGCAAACGATTCCCTATCAAGGAGTTACCGGTCTACGTGGTGGCGCAGGTGCTGGGCGCGATCGCAGGTTCGGGAGTGCTCTACCTCATCGCCAGCGGCAAGCCCGGCTTCTCGCTCGCAGGAGGCTTTGCCTCAAATGGCTACGGTGTCCACTCGCCTGATGGTTACTCGCTGTTCGCTTGCTTTGTCGCCGAGGTTGTCTTGACGGCGGTCTTTCTGCTCGTGATTCTCGGGTCCACCGACGAGCGTGCGCCGAAAGGCTTCGCTCCGATCGCCATCGGTCTCTGCCTGACGCTAATTCACCTGATCAGCATTCCGGTCACAAATACTTCGGTAAACCCTGCCCGCAGCACTGGCCCGGCGATCTTTGTTGGCGGCTGGGCGTTGAGCCAGCTTTGGCTGTTCTGGGCCGCGCCCATCCTTGGTGGGATTCTTGGCGGCCTTATCTCCGACACCTTCTTCGCCGTTCCACAGGAGCCGATCCGCGAGGCGATGTCGAAGTAG